The following is a genomic window from Episyrphus balteatus chromosome 1, idEpiBalt1.1, whole genome shotgun sequence.
tatcgcgtccgcgttagaagttatagaggtgaAAAGGTCactaaaatcagtttttcgcatatatctcgtgacctgttgcgCGGAGGTCAATAAGAGTCTatggaaaatctgttcgtcataaaattatctacaaatattgccttatgcatttttctgtaaatccaatCGTTTTTGGAATACAGCTGTTTCAAGCGTAGGCATAATACATGATACgtaataataggtttgttttatttaagagtgaataattcagtatttgaatactgaaaaatacatgtgtaatctcttttgctttttattaatacgtttttataagtttcacttgtaatcgatattcaaactaacttactaactaacttactaactaactaactaactaactaagttACTTAGCTACTTAGCTACTAATtaactatttaataaaatcttagcAATTAATTTTGACCGTCAGGTCAAAATTACCTACCCTGAGACGTTTTGGTCTCAGGGTAAAAACATTTGAgggtcaaaacaccccaaatcaatcttagactacttctaagagtcatatcgaaactttgaacaaatttatgtacacttaggagcaaaaaaacggaatcaaataaattatttatattaaaaactaaaattgcgatggataaaatattgtttcttcaagtctcatggtctcttttaaaagcttgaattttttactttgaattgttggtaaaaacataaaaatgcatacgatagtatcatcgctatctgtcaataaactgcacttcttttttttataaatgttaaattttcttgatactcgctgcttcaatttcagtcttttttccTAACATTACCATTGAcgttgtctgtcaataaattgcacttcattttttttaaatattgagttttacagatactctctgttttaatttcagtctttttttccttacatacttcatttatgCCTGTTGGATCTTGATAAAGTGAACGGTTTTTTAAGTTCCTAGcattaatttaaagcttttgtttcaagctttttaatggtgcaattgacattcatgtatgtcaattatATCCTgaccaattatcgtttttacagaacgcaaagtttgattccatttttttgctcctaagtgtagtttGAATGACTACGTTATAATATAGTCCGAAATCGGTttcatttacagaaaaatgcataaggcaatatttgtagataattttatgacgaacagatttttcatagacccctattgacctccgagcaacaggtcacgagataaatgcgaaaaactgattttagtGACCTTTtcacctctataacttctaacgcggacgcgatatcaatgtcgatttttcacatcttcattacaacgccgtaacgaaggtctatactaAAAtggagcccagtaggaatttttccgcagattgaagtaaaaaatgcCTAAAGTTACTGGGCTACAtggataaaatggtttttgaatttcaaatttattttagaaataatattttgaatggatataatggattttgatgcgaataaaattgtttggatataatcggttttgaaacaaaaactgaagtggataaaatgggttttaaAATTAACCTCTAACTTTTTAATCTGATTTCTACGCCAATCCATAACTatacaataacctaaaaagtgggaaatttacaaaagtaaaaattttttatttttttctagcgctctagcgctatttgtttttggaaaaaactacaaaagttgtttttcaaaccgaaaaataagctttctgcatcattatttttgattttgtggtGGGAAAAACGgttgcgtttgaaaattttcactttttgactttttgcaaaaagtggccgttgtagttaagCCATAAACATACTTATACTACATAAATTTATTAACTATGTTAACATAATTTAAATAAGGCTTCGTAATATAATTTATCTTCCGAagaaataaaaaggaaaaaccTTTTGATATCCTCAATTTTCTCTTCggatattttttgttcttttctgaATAGTTTGTCTTGAAAGTCCTGATCATATAAATTGTTCGGcgttaaaaaaattagatttagtATTTCTTTTAATAATTGAGCTCATTTCAAATCCCTCGCATTAAGACGTACGTAAAAACAgttctcaaacaattttttcgtaaattgcaTGAAAAACTTTACGTAAAATTGGGTGTTTACGTCAAAACAAATACGTGAATATCtcagcaacgaaaaaagatagaaaaaaaagggtAACAGATTGGAAAAGATCACCCTCGAAAACATAAGACTGCATACCCAGTTTAAAAactgcaatttggcgtatacggcactccaataccaATACTATGGCGACGAAATGAATTTTGCTAAAACAAACTGAAACTCGAATTTAATCAGCTTCACCATTACAGCATTTGTTATTGTTCGTTTGTATTTACTCCCGCGAAGATTTTGCTTCGTTTGTATTAAACGTGGATGTTCTTATCCCAATAATGATTTTGTTAATTGTGTTTGgtgtaaacattttttcatttttcaaatattgaaaAACAGCTTTTTATTGAAAGCATTGATAACctcaaaaaactgttaaaaaaacttcatttttgattttctaacggatATCTCTCAAACAGTTGATGTGGCAGAAGttttctgacttcggaatcGAGCTAAACACAAGAacaacctttagaaaagtacaaTTTGTTTTCTGttacaaaaaccttgttgaccagcgTAATTTACAAAATGTGACTTAGGTTTTCATAGGAACCCATCaatcttatttatttatcatttttattgtgtaatttatgaaaaaaatacatacaaacgTTCAATGTACATTATATCAATTAGTTCACTTAAAATTATGTGTGCAATGCAGTCCACACTTTatgaaattatccatttttctAACTTATGAGAAAAGTGCTATTAGACACATGATGAATGTGTACGGTAGTTTTGAATCTTCCAGAAACTGCATTTAATAACGattaaatgaattattattCACCTTTTCATGTCGGCGTCTGTTTAACGGATTTGAAGTACCGCCCACACTGACTTCAGGTTGCTTTTTAAGTTTGTCGTCTTGAATAATAGAAATCTCATTACTTTCATTTTCTCTCGCTCTTGGCACCAATGACATATGAATCAACGGTGGTGGCCTTCTTTTGATGTCTTCCTCGATTTTGTAAAGTTCAtcctatttaaaaatttaattattaaatactCATATTATTGCAAAGAAATTTAAACTTATAGTTACTCTATTTCTATAAACCATGCAGCATGCTCTCATTGTGAAGTAGTACAATATTTCAACGCCTGATAAAAGAGAGAATCCTAAGAAAAGACTGGCGATGCCTCCAAATGATACTAATAAGTCCACCCATCCAAAAAGAACTTCTCGTTTGAAACAAATGATCGGCCAAGTTAGAAACTCCACGATTACTGTCTGATCTTCAGGGTTACCATAACTAAGAACAAAATGTAAGCTATttgtttttcatcaaaaaatatgaccgttttgtactttttattgAGTTTTTCAATATTGTAGACTGTTTGAGAACATCCAAGTTCACAGTGTAGACAATCCTTGATATTTGTTATATTTGTGGCGTACTTTTGTAGACAAGGCAATTGGCTGATCTTGCATGTTGGAACGTATGCTAAaatgttatagtttttttttcgttaaaatttctattttattgGGGGGATGAGGGGCTTAGTAATATTTTAAAGAACTATAAggaattttatttcaacttaagaaatgtccaaatttcagaaaatgcAACAGTTTGGTTCCATATGCAATAAGGCCAAGTGGAATATTGACAGAAATTGATCTTattatgcttaaaaaaaaataaaagaaataaagccCATTTTTAGCAATtgggtttattttattttgggagcATGAAATAGCGCCAAATCGACCTTATTGCGCTTTTTGGCACATTTGTTTCATAAAGAGCCGTAAGTCAAAACAAAGAGGTGTCGTTAAATAAGTAGTAGTCTTAAAGCGATTTTTTTATTGCTCCAGTCCACGAAttgaaagtttttcaaataagaaaaaattaattaaaaaacgaTTAATCGGGAGtctcaaagtaatgaatggaaAAGCAAAGCGGAACCacttaatttgaaatttgtatgttATGAAGAAGTACCTATGTagttaattttattgtaatacTTACGAACGGGTTTGTAAAATGATGGGATACATTTGCAAAGCttaatagattttttcattCGGCAATCCTTCATGCAAGCGGTAAAAGTATACTCTTCGTGAAAAAATGAAAGTTTAACTTCATCCGAAAAGATACATTTTctttgactgaaaaaaaaagaacaagattagctataaaattaatgacatatattttgaatttcagTGTTATGTTTCTATAGATTCGAAATCTCCTTATGTGATATGGGTGGCCTTGGCAGACATATCGACATGTATTGTGAAGCAGTTACTTAAGTAATATGTGCAGCTGGAGCCTGAGTCACCACCATCCTACTctcttaatttgaaaaatagtgAAGCTACTTCGCGTAAGAATAAGGTGGATGAAGTGACtcgaaaattctgctatcttctgtgatcgaaaatgccccctaagctgaaaggatgGCTCTATACCGCGGATGTGCTACCAgtactcacatacggttcacaatgttggacattGTACagaaagtatgagagtaagttaacggcagttGAGATgaatgaagatgcttcgtagaAGTTGTCAGATGACACTCCATTCTGGCAAACCTTACAAGTCACAAGAACCTAACAAGTTGAGCTGAAATTGATTTTGTGAAGTTTTCGTATcataaaaacttttgaattgTGATCTGCTCAAACTCACAAGTTTGAAATTTGTTAGCAAgaagtttgtgagaaataaaattttacgcCAGAAAACATCAGATTTTCATTTCACATTCAGATAGCTATCAAAAAGCATTTCGTCATGCAACGtgttctatgggtcaccccatTCCGTCTTATTCTTCATCTTGAACTGATTGATTGACGCAACGCACACAACGGATtatatgggttgggcccttaaaACACgtccgactcagttggtattgccatatTCAAAGGAGTGATCCTGAGAACTCCTTCAAAAAGGCAATATCATAAAACGTTCCTATGCGACTGTTAGAAAAGAGGTAGACCTAAAAACTCGTGGTAcaagcaaacacaaaaacacCAGCTTTCAGTTGGAACAATACAAAATCGGGAGGCTTGTCGGCGATTTTCTGAGGTTAACCCGGTCAACCCAAGGAGCGCGGGCGGCCACAAGGCCTTGTATGCGTTTTACCAAGCATCCAAACCCCAGAATCCGGCCAAACCTAAGTTTGGTCGATTTAAAAGTGACCCCGAATGACCGTTTACGGGGTTTGAGCTTAACATATAAATACAACAAAGAAGTCATTATTCAAGTGTGGTCTTGCAAAAGTATTGAACAATTTTTGTCTTAGGAAATGTTTTGTAAAGTTTTCAATCCTGTAATTGAAATTAGCACTAAAAATTCAGATAatagaatttaaattaatagaaATGCTTATAAGTTTTAAGTATACAAACCCGATTGTCAACTGGCGAGCATCATCAGTAGTATATGTACTTCTTTTCAAGATCCGAACTTCGACTGATTGATTTTCCTTCCATTCCAATTGTGACTTAATATCTTCGCCAAAATATTCTTCTtgagaaaaaatgtatatttttgaaGTACTGTTCGGAACAAACTGCAAAGCCCATTTCTTATCTGTTTCATATAAGTCATGCGCTGATGGTGCAGGTtgactaaaaatttattttttaaaaataatttagtaTATAAAGTATTTGCGTATTAATGTGAGGTAACTCACTCAGAATCTGCAGTAGAAATAAAACGGCTATTGAAGGCATAACAAAATCCATGTTCAGTATAAATAGGATCAAAATGTGAACAACATTTAATCTTTTCATCTCTGTATTTACATTCGACAAGAGTATCTTCGCAGCCCGTGTGAACCTGTAATCACTTATTAATGTATAGCTGATCATACAAGTCATTATAAATCTTGATATTACTTGAAATGCCCATGCACGAAGTGATCTATCATCGATGTTAGTTGAAGTAAACATCTGACTCATATCATAAGCTGCTTGTATATTTTCGAATGATAAAGATGTCAGAAGTTCCAAGAAAGGAGCAATTTGACGTGCCATGTTATGATCGTAtgcacttaaataaaatataaaacagtttttgaaaaaaaatatatattagaaATTTAGGTGTTAGggacagtggcgtatccagaaaaaaatttggagggggctggaaaatttttcaaaaattttgtatagggtaCATAAATGTAGGaacattttttatcttttttttattcgtctttgatcgagagaaaaagcgctgtgctgcagTACTGAAAGTTgcattttactgctctcgaCAGCTTTGTACTACTGTCTCTTCCTTTCACAGTCaaagtagtgttttttcaaagttcttgtatcTCAATCATTTTTAACAAACAGCAAGGTATTgagtaatcttaaaaaaaaaaaacactttatatcgtttgaactttgtcatgtgctgaattcaaaactgtttacgtATTTAttagagttgggcactttagttcaaatgagtgatcgatcactttagttcaaatcaTACTAATGAACTagttctgaactagttcattttagttcaatttattttaatcactccggttttgttagaattaaaaacaaaactggtttgtacaaactgtatccaaatttatgtaaaattgacgcattctacataataaaacaaatacaacctaaaaataacagatatgtacatattttattttctataaaaattcttaatttcgttcatatacttgtcgagctttctggttcctgacaaaagtctagaagaagtacgttttgctttcattaaatggaaatcatagtaatgcaaggaccaaaatgctacttgttttttgttcttgcttcGAAATAAGAGTAAGGGGTGCTTGAAGAAGAAACGCTGATACTGGCGCAAGCGACCTTTTGTTTTACATCTAAATCTTGAGGTAGAGCAGAAGAACTGATTTCACTTAacaaagaattggatgcaatttcatatgcactttggTTTCTGCACACCttctttaaacctttttttatgttaaaagggCGCTGTCGTCGTATAAGACAAGGAGACaaggaccaaatttgaaaattcccaATTCAAATGAGACTTCCTTTgacccaaaaaatatattaaaaaaatgataattgaAGGTGAGCGCAAGCTGTTTCGTAATGTCATATTACGACTGCTTTAGGTTGCTGTTTAGTTCgttgaaacaaatctttttcgctattcgcgaactaaattgaactaggtaagtgaactaagttcactggttcaccaagatgaactagttcattgaactagttcgttcgcgaactacacaagcctagtatttattcctatcacgtcttgTTTTTGAACTGTACTCAttatagcccagtaattttagtcatttttaagcccaatctgcggaaaaattcctactgggctgaattttggtatacagcttaatgacggctttgttatgaagatgtgaaaaatcgacattgatatcgtgtccgcgttaagagttataggggtcaaaaggtcaaaaaatattctggtataaggagaatatttttaagaaagatggccacctaggtttctatagatttattttataccacaggtgtttaaaatttttcataaaatactttttttacattttgcatcaaaaaacagatttcaaaattttttttacgaaaatgtgcaatagctatgaaatttttaaagtgtttatgtactcatccaattattgtagaaaattataaaaaaaagaaataaataaaattcattcattcgtggttgtagtgaacgaaaacataagatgataaaatttaaaatacactgaacgaaaaaaagtccatattttatgaactggttgcgatagaacttttttctatctgtttttagaacaatcataagtgtagctataagccgttttagggttgtccattctctattgcacaccctgtatattttcagacatattctaaacaaaaattcccagggaaatggtttcgggagaaggcccccaatcggaaaaatggcgaaaattttcattttttttttggtttccccatattcttaacagttgaggaacgaaattcaagctaaaaaaataatgaaatttcaggaagttttcagttaggagttttttttcaggaataggattatgacgattagaactaaacttcaactttttgaatcgttatacctaagaaacggtgggtcttaggaaaaaaagtgtcatgacactttttatatataataatctggtctacaattcttgaattgaaaattttttgataagacttaccgttttactgaaaatcgtgaaaaaccagtttttgtgaccttttgacccctataactcttaacgcggacacgatatcaatgtcgatttttcacatcttcataacaaagccgtcattaagctgtataccaaaattcagcccagtaggaatttttccgcagataaaacctaaaattactggactattactattttccgcaattcgaccgaaagtgaattgaaatcacttttcaatttcacgtgaaatggatcttcgatcgatttcgacaACTTCTtaaatgcttcgaactgtcaaaactgaagtatcatccatttttattttgtttctaaagtgaaattattaCTGCTGCTTTGAGCAtggatgcaatttaatttacaattataatgaaaaaaagccgaatttaaaagaaaaaataagtagaCACATTTTTCGAGACATATCCAATAtgtatgtaagtgaaatgcagaacatgggcggTATTATTGCAATTTGTAAAtactcaagtaaaaattaattatgtaaagtgtaaagcgaatgacgtgcaaacacagaggcagtgTTGAATtatgatataaataaataaacaacaaattttgtccaaagattgcagattcattgaaaaaggcaccaaTTTCACTTACAGAAACAAAGTGAACTgatttcgatcagaaaatccaaaatgagtgaaaaaatgcagaacatttaaattcactatttaaaaaaatgctcaaaaagtgaaatgcagaacgtgaaagtctgaaaaactaattttcagaagcgcaaactggaatttccttaaagaaaccattagttatgttgaccactaagattttaagttaccaaaaatttctattatctttgagaaaaaaagacGATCAAATGCGGTGTTTAGAGtttgcataagaagttttataaaatttgacggtgatgtaattcgacgccaaaatacaaaaaaaaaatatttgaagaattccgaattggaataaaatccgaaaaaaaatgtatcccaaccctcaacgtcagctaaggcccttactcaaacaaacacaaacagccttttcaaaatttggagggggctcaaatatctgagctgcctctaaatctctaagatttacgaacaagtttcagttaatcatgtacattatgaagaaatcagctaaataataacattgtcttggaggcttgggggggggggggggcttgagcccctgagcccccccctcaatacgccactggttAGGGATGTGAAAATTGACCTAAAAAATTGATCAacttaatctatttttttttttctttttatgtctAAGTAAAAATCCTTGGCTTTAAGTATTCAACAACTTCATATTAGGTAaactgtgcaaaaaaaaaaacatgtgcgTGGGAAACATGAAATGATTattggaaacaaaaattttaatttttggattttttctatAAATCGCGCATaaaaatctgaagtcagaaaaattttataagtttccgttttggaaatattaccgttagaacatgcaaaaaaacattattttgactgtttttaaGGTTATTCTTTAAgagtgggtgtccccgaatgacgaactcagacttcatgtaaatgagtttgtgtgtattagtgacctttcttcgccatacatctctcacgttcaacgtcatctcaactcagttctctctcggtatctttatttgcattctctttccctttctagagaaccaaagtcataaaattaaagtctatttaggtagaaaaacaaatcagcatcaaggaaatagcaaaaaaaagggttgcaagccttgcaagtgtatattgcggttttgctttgcgcaacagactgcctgtctttccaaattttgttttcatagaaaaaaatatatccatacagttgctcagaagaatacctaacatgcaacatcataaatttatgaaagagataaataaaccagtttaaaaaaaaaaaaaacaagaatacaaaaaaaaactcgtttatcctattccatatacctaccacgcaacaccagataccatacattgcaaacgtgcgagagatccatttcctgtatcctctcattttcgcgaaaaaaatacaacaacactttgcatgcacttagcctggcgccaatccttttttatggaaaaacctatgtacaaacaatatgtagaatgcagatacctaagttcatcttattctttataccaccaaacaaccactcgacagagcgagtgcgagagatcatgtagaaacaaaatagaagataataaagagagagatacaactagcgccagcggaatttgtttgaactacaaattccaatacatacgcattccatgaatttctgaggaaaaaatggaaagtaggctctttttcaaaaatttattgtaagaaaactattttagcaattattattttctaacttgatattgatagaaaaaataatgaaaaaaaataaaaaaaatataacaaaaaatctaaaaattctggtttcatagtacagtttattgtttttgggactacttaaaaagcgattggagggttacaaaataatattttccaacaaaatatagttttactccatagtccataaactaagtttttaaataaaataaaaatcaaaatcatactttgaaaaa
Proteins encoded in this region:
- the LOC129906561 gene encoding sodium channel protein Nach, with the translated sequence MEKGKKYLKPKNILEKVTLLRRSLIFQTKEFFQNSTLHGVRYIAESGRPLGEKFMWFCFTAVGAVTALIIIMSLWEKFQTNPTITGLDTDYQNQKVIFPSTVVCPETAFDRKKAYDVAYRSLAAYDHNMARQIAPFLELLTSLSFENIQAAYDMSQMFTSTNIDDRSLRAWAFQVHTGCEDTLVECKYRDEKIKCCSHFDPIYTEHGFCYAFNSRFISTADSDQPAPSAHDLYETDKKWALQFVPNSTSKIYIFSQEEYFGEDIKSQLEWKENQSVEVRILKRSTYTTDDARQLTIGQRKCIFSDEVKLSFFHEEYTFTACMKDCRMKKSIKLCKCIPSFYKPVPYVPTCKISQLPCLQKYATNITNIKDCLHCELGCSQTVYNIEKLNKNYGNPEDQTVIVEFLTWPIICFKREVLFGWVDLLVSFGGIASLFLGFSLLSGVEILYYFTMRACCMVYRNRDELYKIEEDIKRRPPPLIHMSLVPRARENESNEISIIQDDKLKKQPEVSVGGTSNPLNRRRHEKVNNNSFNRY